ggggccagcggcgggcggttggagggctgggcggcttgtgcggcggcggcgcagttGCCGGCAGTGGCTGCTTTGCCAGTCAGGTGCCACCAACTTTGGAATGGAACAGGAGAGCTTCCATCCAACCCCTGGGGGGGCCTcaaccatccatcccgtcATTTGTTGAACTTGTTGAAGCTGTGAGGCGGCGTGCTGTGCgcttgcccccccccggcctgcccccccggcctggccccctcccccctggCGGTTGCATGCATGGTTGGACACTTGTCGACATCAGTCAGGCACCGCATCGCGAGTGGACGTGTGAACCGTGCCAGATCAAAAGGCACAAGCACGAGGGCCGCGAACTCCATCGACACTGACACCATTTTGACTGTATGCTTCCTTTTCCTTCCTCCTTGCAGCCTGGGCAAGACGATTacgagcgccgcgacgacgtcaatACCTAGGGGCTTGTCTTCTCGACACGGACTTGTGTACATACCGCCTCACCAtatccccgccgccgtcgtccattCAACTCCTTCCCGAAGCGAGGACACGCGGCCTTCGTGTTCCTTCGCACGTCGGCCAAGTGGGCAACATAAATTGCCTTCTTGCCTTGATATCATTTTGCACAGCAGGGGCAACGACGGCCTCATTTCCGACCGCCCGCGCAGCGCACGCTTCCCTGGCCCCTTGTTGTGCCCCGAGCCACCTCACCACGCCGCGGATTGCGCGCGCTCGCTACTTGCAACGCAGCACTCGGCCGTGCCGCTCCATCAACCCACCCGTCCGCCCGACCCCCTTTTGTCCCCCCGtcgacacggcgccgccgcccacggtcGCATCCCTGGTTTCCACACTGCCGTTTCAGACGCACTCGCTTGAAGCCCGACGAGCGACCTGCGTACCGACCGACCTACTAGGGCGCGCGCCCGTATGTGCACGAGTCCCTCACGCAGGTTGGTGGTTTACAACGTACCTCCccagcacggcacagcagAGGATCTCGCTATATTACCTTGTACGCGTGTTCCGCGCTCTGCTTGGTAGTTGCAGTATCTGCATTGTCTGTTTGTCGGCACGGGCTGCCCGTCCACCTCTCCCGGGCGCCCATTCGGAAACAAACTATCAGCGCGGCGCAGACCAACAGCACAggcgcttgcttgcttgtaTCACGGCCGACTGAAGTAGCTatttgcttgcttgcatcGTTACAGCAAGTTCTCTTGTTGTCGACTCAGCTGATGCCGTTTGGCGAACCTGTGGTCTCGAGCGCCTGGCAGTGAACGCTGGACAGGCCGGCGTTGAGCACCAACCAGACAGGGGGGGGCTACGATAGGTATAATACGGCACCTAAAGAGACGCTGACCAGGTCCTTGTCCGGCGGCACTCGGCGCCCTGTCTCGCCCCGAGTCGGAGCCCAAGTGGCCCATCAGCGAGCCACCCGACCTCACCACCTACCATTTCCTACCTACGAACGGGCCTTGCGACTGTGCACCACTGATACCGCCCGGCCAGGAACCACTACCACtgcatcaccgccaccacctcaccaccagaaccccccccccccccccccctcctcccggcCACCCGCAAGGGGCAGTGGAGTGCTGCAATCCGCCCCGTGTGGGGAACGGCCACAACGCCTCGACGCACCCGCCTCAgtacccgccgccgccccagtgcctcgccgccttctccctGGGCCTCCTCCGTGCGGTGAGACATTCGACCTCCACGAccagaggccgccgccgccgaaaTCCTCCTTCGTGTGGCATCCATCCCTCGTTCCTTGCCGCCATACACCTCGCCGCACAACACCCCGACCATGAGCGCTGGAGGCCGCAATGCGCCGCTGTCTCCAGTCTCTATAGGCGGAAGCGAGTGGTCATTTTCCTCCAAGGTGCCGCCTTCTGCAGACGACGTCGGTCCGTATTCCGCCGTCAACAGCGGTCGTGGCAaccttgcctcgcctccccATTCAGGAGGCTCCAACGGGGCCATGAGCATGAATGGCTTCCCCTCTGGACCGCGGAGCAATGGcgggccatcgccgccgccctccatcGGCCGATCCAGCATCGGCACCAACATGTATTCGAGCAGAAGCGAGGGCAACCGCAACAGCACCCGCACCGACATCGACGATTCCGTATTGAACGAACACTACATCGCCCTCAGGGCCTTTCTCAACGCCCGCGATCCGGGCAGCAGGCAACAGCCCAACAAGGCCCGCGACAAGCTACTGCGCCTTTCGTCGGTGCAGTTCTACGAGCTAAGCACCGATGTCTACGACGAGTTGATGCGTCGCCAGGCCACGGCTCGGGCTCCGCCAAACGCCCCCAATGCGCCTCCCGCTTTTCTCCTGCCCGAAAAGTCGTTCCACCCCAAGCGAAACCAGGCCCGCCAGAGGCTGTCGTCGCTTGGCCCTCCGCGATTTAGGGACCTCGCGGCCGACGTCTTCCACGAGCTCGAGCGGCGATTTCCCCAGTTTGTAGGAGGTGACCCCATTCCCCGAGTTGGCAGCGCCATGTCGatgcgcggcggccccatGAGGACGGGCACGCCTGCCAACGGCAACATGTTCCCGCCTCGTGGCCAGAGCCGGATGCGGAGACCCTCGGATGCCAGCTCGATCCGtggcccgcctccgccagaTGGCTACGGGATGCCCCCGTCCCCCAACATGCCGAACGGCGAATTTGGGCGGCCGATGCCTAAGCAGCTGAATCAAAACAACACAATCGTGCCAAACAAGAGCACCATGGTagaggaggacgatgagaACGGCGAAGAGGGGCTGGACGGGCTTGGCATGGCACGCAAAGGCGGCAAGCGCAGTGAAGTGAGTAACAAGTTGGCTGGCAGTTCCTGTCTCGGATCGCCGAACTAACATGTCTCCAGGCGGATGAGAAGGCGATTGGGGACTATGAAATCCAGGTCAAGGACCTGCGCGGAAAACTTGACAGTTTAGAAGACGCCATGAGGAAaaaggacgaggagatgaACAGCATCCTGGACGGGGAGCGTTCgcgagcgacggccgccaacatGGAAAAGAAAGAGTGGGGAGATGTTCGACTGAACCTGGAGAACAAGTTGGCGGAGGCGCAGAGTCTCAACAAATCGATCAaagacgagctcgagcgtGTGCGAGACGACCACGACAAGGAAGTCCGCGAGCtccgcgacgagctggccgagaTGCATCAAGGGTCAAGGGGCGGGCCCACTGACCCTGAACTGCAACGAGAGAACGACGAACTGCGCGAATCCttgcggcagcagcaggcggtcACGGAAGAGGTCCGGCAGGAAGCCCAGCAGTTTTTGACGGAGATGCGCACTCTTTCTCAGCAAAGCAGCTCGACATATGAAAAGCAAGCCGAGATGGAGCAGACGATCGAGCGGCTGGAGAACGAGGTCCGAGAATGGAGAAGCCGGTACGCCCGTGCCAAAACCCAGGTGCGCAGCATGCGGGCCTCTTCTCTCGGCCTCACGACGGAGCCAGGCGTCGCACATTTCGTTCGCGACCGGGGTTTCATCGAGGAGAACGGGCTCATCAAGGACGTGCACGTCACCCAATTCCAGATCGCCATCGACGAACTGCTTCAAACCGCGCGAAAGGAGGCGCCCGACAAGGTGACCGATGCTATGAAGCTGGTCGTGGTCAGCGTCCGTCGCATCACCAAGGATCTTGACGAGTCGGCTcctcgcggcgacgacgagcaagccCAGCAACACGTCAAGCTTAAGGCCAAGGTGTCCTCGACCGCCAATGGGCTCATCACGGCATCGAAAAACTTTagcgccggagccgggctGTCTCCCGTCTCCCTTCTCGACGCAGCTGCATCACACCTCAGCAACGCGATCATCGACCTGCTTGGAACGGCGAAAATTCGAACCACTCCTGCCGGTGAGCtagaggaagaggacgacaGGTCCCTGACGCCCGTGGACTCTACTGCCTTTTTCTCGCCTCGCAGCCCGACCGAGGCATCGGCGCAGGACAGTCTacctccgccaccgccgttcCAGGGCCTAGGGGGAGTCCGGGCGAGCGCCGAGTCATCGGCGTACAGTCCCATCAGCTCCCCCCGAGAATCCATCGACCCGTATCCCGGATCTGGCGTCAACGGCTTGGCCAACGGTGGCGGCTACATGGGCTATGACAAGAGCCAGGCAACAAGCTCTGGAGGATATGGACTACAGCGGCGCGACAGCCGAGCTGCAGACCTCAAGGTAGCTAGCTACGGCACCTATACGTACGGCTCCTGAGTCTAGCAGCACCGCTGGCGGGTAGTGTAGATCTACCTGGGCGACCAGATGGCGGTTCTGGTGTCAGACATTCAAAGACTGGTGACGTGCGTCCGAAACAATTCAGACGTTGGGCAAATCACCGATCAGGTGGACTCGATCGCGGACATTGTCGGCAAAGTCATCTCGGAGACAGACAAGAACGGATATCGCGGCTATACTGCCCAGCTCAGCGACTGACGGCAGCGACTACTCGAAGCCATGGATCGCGGCCTGGGTCTCGCAAGCTCGGGAGTCGATGTGGCCGGCAGAGATTGGCACATGTGGGCGCAGACTCTGCCACCCGTCGCGCGCGTTTGAGCTTGCCTGCGAGACCACGGGCCGAGTTCAGCGCATTGGCAGCGTCGGTGGtcccgaggccgacgagttTTCTTGATGCGAGTTCACACAACGTTCAAAAGCCCCAATGCTTCCGATCGCCGTGGTGACGAGGTTTTCTGGGGCTCTTCATAATGTTTaacaagccgccgccgaggcgggcggtgcgTCTACCCGACTGGGAACGGCTTCTTGATACCCCCTTgcgagagagaaagagaagaaAGAGAGAGCGTTTGTTGAGGGACAGACCATGGTGCAGAGAGGGCTCGTCCTTGTTCAAGAGACGACGCGTCATCGCTAGGCGACGTTGTGATGGACAGCATGGACGCGGACGATCCCATCAGGTGATGATGATAGGCGATGGGGTTGGGTATGGAGGTATATACTCGGTACAGTACACGCTGGCGTTTCGAATTGGGGTTGGAGCATTGCTTGGTGTAGCATAGGGGCGAGTTGCAGCCCAGATCACAGCCCGCCAGACTGCATGCAGTCCAGGGGCAGAATATAACGTTTGACGAGgagtgtcgtcgaggccttgTCGCGGTCCGTGCAGGGAATGTGCCGAGGCGTAACAAGGCGCGttgcgacgaggagcacgGGGCGCCGTCTGAGAGATGCTACAGTTTGTCCCTACGCACATGCGTCGACAGACAGCCACTGCATTGGAGCCGTGCATGATGGAACGTTTCCAGAAGCTCGGGGCGGTGGAGGCAGCGAGCAGCCGAGCAGTCGGGACGCAATGGGGTGCTACTCGGTACATACCTACTGTAGTACTACTTCATCGGTCGGTCCactcatccatcatcatcactcACGCTTCCTTGCCCCCAATGGTTTGTACGAAGCACATACAAAGCACGTGCGGTCCACCCCGCCGAGTGTCTACTTGAGAGTTGAGACCTAGTACTCATCAACAAGAAGGGGAAGTTGTTCTTCTCTAATAAATACCAACTTGGGAGTTTCAATCTAgcaagtatactgtaccacATCTGAAGCCAAAAGACTGGAAACACACGACTCTCTCCAACCCCCTCCCTCCAACTCTGGCCGCGTTCGTTCATTCATTCCAACTATTCAGCCAGCCCAaaggccatgatgatggcatcAATCGTGTGGTAGGCGACGAATGGCAGCGTCATGCTCAACCTGCCCCACGCAATCGCAAACTTGTACATGTCTTCTTTGGGCGCGGTCCTGGCGGCAAGGATTTCCCCAGCCCGACCCAGGAGGGCATCGGAGCGCGCGTCGAACCTGTCGCCCCAGCCGGgctccatgtcgccgccgccgccgccggctgtggcgaggagctgctcgtgCCACAGGCCGTGCATCTCGCGGACGATGGGCGCCAGGTCCTCGCTGACGCCGAGCGGCCTGCGCGCCTCcatctgcgccgcgccgtcgtggaTGAGGTCGTAGAAGGAGTCGTAGaagccgctcctcgccgagtcgggcagcggctggcgcgcggcggccctctTGAGCGAGCAGACGAGCGGCTCGGCGAGCCCGGACTCGGTGAcctgctccttggccatCTGGAGGATCTCCCACGTCCACTGCCAAAAGTCCGGGTAGCGGCCGACGTACCTCTCGAGCGTCGCGAAGATGCGCCTGTGCCGCGAGCGGCAGAAGCTgtacgccggcgaggtcgcggccacccgcccgtcctcgcgcccgccgagacgCGCCCGCCGGTGGCCGCGGAAGTACTCGCAGAGCTGGCCCGACAGGATCGTCGACATGGTCCTCATGGACTCTTTCAGGGTGAGCCCGTCGGGGTagagcagccgcagcaggttCCTggtctcgcccgtcttgatgTCGATGTCCAGGTCCATGACGTCGTTGGCCAGCCCGGACCCGATGAGGGAgtcgatgccggcgttgTCGAACCACGAAGCCCCGTCGCTGCACATGTAGGCCGAACCGATGGTGTCGATGCCCCGCACCGCGATGATGAGGTCGTGGTCGAGGTCGTGGTCGATGCGcgccttcctcggcgtcttgAACGTTCGGGTGTTCTCGCAGTTGTTCATGGCGCGGACGTATCCCTGCGTGATGCGCCAGAAGGACCGGTCCTGACCCGAACGtccgtcgtccagctccgggacagcggcgcgcgcgagatCCTCAAAGGCCTTGAGTCTGTCGTTGAACTCGTCCTTGCCCTTTGCCCAGTCGACCCCGGTCAGGGCCGAGTACACGTAGTCCGCCTGCTGGGTGTTGGGCTCCAGCGTGAAGGCCTGGCACATCATGAGGTAGAAGGGGAACaggacgatgatgggggGGTCGCAGTCCAGGCCGGTGAGCAGCTTGCCCCAGGCCGTGAAGTGCTCGTcgttggccgccttggaggAGTGGTACTCGTTCTGGATGCTGACGGGGCA
This region of Purpureocillium takamizusanense chromosome 9, complete sequence genomic DNA includes:
- the SPA2_1 gene encoding component of the polarisome (COG:S~EggNog:ENOG503NTZI) — protein: MSAGGRNAPLSPVSIGGSEWSFSSKVPPSADDVGPYSAVNSGRGNLASPPHSGGSNGAMSMNGFPSGPRSNGGPSPPPSIGRSSIGTNMYSSRSEGNRNSTRTDIDDSVLNEHYIALRAFLNARDPGSRQQPNKARDKLLRLSSVQFYELSTDVYDELMRRQATARAPPNAPNAPPAFLLPEKSFHPKRNQARQRLSSLGPPRFRDLAADVFHELERRFPQFVGGDPIPRVGSAMSMRGGPMRTGTPANGNMFPPRGQSRMRRPSDASSIRGPPPPDGYGMPPSPNMPNGEFGRPMPKQLNQNNTIVPNKSTMVEEDDENGEEGLDGLGMARKGGKRSEADEKAIGDYEIQVKDLRGKLDSLEDAMRKKDEEMNSILDGERSRATAANMEKKEWGDVRLNLENKLAEAQSLNKSIKDELERVRDDHDKEVRELRDELAEMHQGSRGGPTDPELQRENDELRESLRQQQAVTEEVRQEAQQFLTEMRTLSQQSSSTYEKQAEMEQTIERLENEVREWRSRYARAKTQVRSMRASSLGLTTEPGVAHFVRDRGFIEENGLIKDVHVTQFQIAIDELLQTARKEAPDKVTDAMKLVVVSVRRITKDLDESAPRGDDEQAQQHVKLKAKVSSTANGLITASKNFSAGAGLSPVSLLDAAASHLSNAIIDLLGTAKIRTTPAGELEEEDDRSLTPVDSTAFFSPRSPTEASAQDSLPPPPPFQGLGGVRASAESSAYSPISSPRESIDPYPGSGVNGLANGGGYMGYDKSQATSSGGYGLQRRDSRAADLKVASYGTYTYGS
- the SPA2_2 gene encoding component of the polarisome (COG:S~EggNog:ENOG503NTZI), translated to MAVLVSDIQRLVTCVRNNSDVGQITDQVDSIADIVGKVISETDKNGYRGYTAQLSD
- a CDS encoding uncharacterized protein (EggNog:ENOG503PXJR), yielding MIDVRKMRYTGPALAAFKAFTNDSHEHMNGSCEQTTEEATSIERPWTTTECQRPPAEVPSSGRNIGSYPLTSELSPWVRSAIAKYRPSKETEELVKPFAAWFHDLIDEERRSSSGLHDLNLIELAYQLTLEVGAALLLAADNTDCPVSIQNEYHSSKAANDEHFTAWGKLLTGLDCDPPIIVLFPFYLMMCQAFTLEPNTQQADYVYSALTGVDWAKGKDEFNDRLKAFEDLARAAVPELDDGRSGQDRSFWRITQGYVRAMNNCENTRTFKTPRKARIDHDLDHDLIIAVRGIDTIGSAYMCSDGASWFDNAGIDSLIGSGLANDVMDLDIDIKTGETRNLLRLLYPDGLTLKESMRTMSTILSGQLCEYFRGHRRARLGGREDGRVAATSPAYSFCRSRHRRIFATLERYVGRYPDFWQWTWEILQMAKEQVTESGLAEPLVCSLKRAAARQPLPDSARSGFYDSFYDLIHDGAAQMEARRPLGVSEDLAPIVREMHGLWHEQLLATAGGGGGDMEPGWGDRFDARSDALLGRAGEILAARTAPKEDMYKFAIAWGRLSMTLPFVAYHTIDAIIMAFGLAE